A section of the Lampris incognitus isolate fLamInc1 chromosome 8, fLamInc1.hap2, whole genome shotgun sequence genome encodes:
- the LOC130116984 gene encoding claudin-3-like isoform X2, whose product MNLILTVVSVEIVGIALGFIGFVIAIVVCALPMWKVSAFIGPNIITAQVIWEGLWMNCVTQSTGQMQCKVYDSLLALPQELQASRAMTIISIILGVLGVMISIVGAKCTNCIEDEASKAKVMIIAGIFFLLAGLLVLIPVSWTASIIIRDFYNPILNSSQRRELGASLYIGWGAAALLLIGGAMLCSSCPPKEKRYKPPRMAYSAPRSTSGGTGGYDRKDYV is encoded by the exons atgaatttgattttgacagtcgtctcag TGGAGATTGTGGGCATTGCCCTCGGATTCATTGGATTTGTCATCGCCATCGTGGTCTGTGCCCTGCCGATGTGGAAGGTATCGGCCTTCATAGGGCCCAACATCATCACAGCCCAGGTCATATGGGAAGGTTTATGGATGAACTGTGTgacccagagtacaggccagatgcagtgtaaagtctACGACTCCCTGCTGGCCTTGCCTCAGGAGCTGCAGGCCTCCAGAGCTATGACTATCATCTCCATCATACTCGGGGTGCTGGGCGTCATGATCTCCATCGTCGGAGCCAAGTGCACCAACTGTATTGAAGATGAGGCGTCCAAAGCTAAAGTGATGATCATTGCCGGAATCTTCTTCCTCCTTGCCGGACTCCTCGTCCTCATCCCTGTTTCCTGGACAGCCAGCATCATCATCCGTGATTTCTACAACCCAATCCTGAACAGCTCCCAGAGGAGGGAGCTGGGGGCTTCGCTCTACATCGGCTGGGGTGCGGCGGCCCTGCTCCTGATTGGTGGAGCGATGCTGTGCAGCTCCTGCCCCCCCAAGGAGAAGAGGTACAAGCCCCCTCGGATGGCCTATTCTGCCCCACGCAGCACCAGCGGAGGTACTGGAGGCTACGACAGGAAGGACTATGTGTGA
- the LOC130116984 gene encoding claudin-3-like isoform X1 — protein MSMGMEIVGIALGFIGFVIAIVVCALPMWKVSAFIGPNIITAQVIWEGLWMNCVTQSTGQMQCKVYDSLLALPQELQASRAMTIISIILGVLGVMISIVGAKCTNCIEDEASKAKVMIIAGIFFLLAGLLVLIPVSWTASIIIRDFYNPILNSSQRRELGASLYIGWGAAALLLIGGAMLCSSCPPKEKRYKPPRMAYSAPRSTSGGTGGYDRKDYV, from the coding sequence ATGTCAATGGGCATGGAGATTGTGGGCATTGCCCTCGGATTCATTGGATTTGTCATCGCCATCGTGGTCTGTGCCCTGCCGATGTGGAAGGTATCGGCCTTCATAGGGCCCAACATCATCACAGCCCAGGTCATATGGGAAGGTTTATGGATGAACTGTGTgacccagagtacaggccagatgcagtgtaaagtctACGACTCCCTGCTGGCCTTGCCTCAGGAGCTGCAGGCCTCCAGAGCTATGACTATCATCTCCATCATACTCGGGGTGCTGGGCGTCATGATCTCCATCGTCGGAGCCAAGTGCACCAACTGTATTGAAGATGAGGCGTCCAAAGCTAAAGTGATGATCATTGCCGGAATCTTCTTCCTCCTTGCCGGACTCCTCGTCCTCATCCCTGTTTCCTGGACAGCCAGCATCATCATCCGTGATTTCTACAACCCAATCCTGAACAGCTCCCAGAGGAGGGAGCTGGGGGCTTCGCTCTACATCGGCTGGGGTGCGGCGGCCCTGCTCCTGATTGGTGGAGCGATGCTGTGCAGCTCCTGCCCCCCCAAGGAGAAGAGGTACAAGCCCCCTCGGATGGCCTATTCTGCCCCACGCAGCACCAGCGGAGGTACTGGAGGCTACGACAGGAAGGACTATGTGTGA